In Monodelphis domestica isolate mMonDom1 chromosome 3, mMonDom1.pri, whole genome shotgun sequence, the following proteins share a genomic window:
- the USP30 gene encoding ubiquitin carboxyl-terminal hydrolase 30 isoform X1, which translates to MKNWGVLGGVAAALAAGIYVLWGPITERKKRRKGLVPGLLNLGNTCFMNSLLQGLSACPAFIRWLEEFTAQYPADQKETSKPQYLSLTLLRLLKALSCQDVAGGSEDEEEVLDAGCLLEVLRMYRWQISSFEEQDAHELFHVITSSLEDERDRHPRVAHLFDMHSLEQQPEVTHQQISCRIRGALHPMSSTWKSQHPFHGRLTSNMVCKHCEHQSPVRYDTFDSLSLSIPAATWGRPLTLDHCLHHFISSESVRDVVCDNCTKIEAEGTLNGEVVEHQRTTFVKQLKLGKLPQCLCIHLQRLSWSNQGTPLKRHEHVQFNEFLIMDIYKYHLPGCKPRQHHPRPKESAGPAPEGKDGAPAPAPASVQPGRTKALFVNGACSSPALLPSPGPFSLPGVPDYSSSVYLFRLMAVVVHHGDMHSGHFVTYRRSPPSAKNPFSASSQWLWISDDTVRKASLQEVLSSSAYLLFYERVLSKAQQHQSQEYKSEE; encoded by the exons ATGAAGAACTGGGGAGTCCTCGGGGGTGTCGCTGCAGCCCTGGCCGCAGGCATCTACGTGCTTTGGGGGCCCATCACTGAGAGGAAGAAGCGCCGCAAAG GGCTCGTGCCTGGCCTTCTCAACTTGGGAAACACCTGCTTCATGAACTCTCTGCTGCAAGGCCTCTCTGCCTGTCCTGCTTTCATCAGGTGGCTCGAGGAATTCACTGCCCAGTACCCTGCTGACCAGAAAGAGACCAGCAAGCCCCAGTACTTATCCTTGACTCTGCTGCGGCTCCTGAAAG CCCTGTCTTGCCAAGACGTTGCTGGGGGCAGTGAGGACGAGGAGGAGGTCCTGGATGCTGGCTGCCTGCTGGAAGTGCTTCGGATGTATAGGTGGCAGATCTCCTCATTCGAAGAACAG GACGCACACGAGCTGTTCCACGTCATCACGTCGTCCCTGGAAGACGAGAGAGATCGCCACCCTCGGGTTGCCCATCTGTTCGACATGCATTCTCTGGAG cAACAGCCTGAAGTGACTCACCAGCAAATAAGTTGCCGCATTCGAG GGGCGCTGCACCCCATGTCCAGCACCTGGAAGTCTCAGCACCCTTTCCACGGGAGACTGACTAGTAACATGGTTTGCAAACACTGTGAACACCAG AGTCCTGTGAGATACGATACCTTTGACAGCCTTTCCTTAAGTATCCCAGCTGCCACGTGG GGTCGTCCTTTGACTCTGGACCACTGCCTGCATCATTTCATCTCATCCGAATCAGTTAGGGATGTTGTGTGTGACAATTGCACCAAG ATCGAGGCAGAAGGGACCCTGAATGGGGAAGTGGTCGAGCACCAGAGAACCACGTTTGTCAAACAGCTGAAGCTCGGCAAG CTTCCTCAGTGTTTGTGTATCCATCTGCAAAGACTGAGCTGGTCCAACCAGGGCACGCCTCTGAAACGTCACGAACACGTCCAGTTTAATGAATTCCTGATCATGGACATCTATAAATACCACCTCCCTGGCTGCAAGCCACGCCAGCACCATCCCAGGCCGAAGGAGAGCGCCGGGCCTGCCCCAGAAGGGAAGGATGGCGCGCCCGCCCCCGCACCAG CCTCAGTTCAGCCCGGCAGGACCAAAGCCCTTTTTGTCAATGGGGCCTGCTCCTCCCCAGCGCTGCTGCCAAGCCCGGGGCCTTTCTCCCTCCCAGGTGTTCCTGACTATAG CTCTTCTGTGTACCTCTTCCGGCTCATGGCTGTTGTGGTCCATCATGGAGACATGCATTCTGGACACTTTGTGACTTACCGACGCTCCCCCCCTTCTGCCAAGAACCCTTTCTCTGCCAGCAGCCAGTGGCTGTGGATCTCGGACGACACTGTGCGCAAGGCAAGCTTGCAGGAGGTTTTATCTTCGAGCGCTTATCTGCTCTTTTACGAGCGGGTGCTTTCGAAAGCTCAGCAACACCAAAGCCAGGAGTACAAATCTGAGGAGTGA
- the ALKBH2 gene encoding DNA oxidative demethylase ALKBH2, whose amino-acid sequence MERVAAKKTERCPLEEGKEEPEKGDASQEEEEESRKKRPRTEKAETDSNLAEGYHWQKIQAESLDCDYTVLFSREEADSLLQTLEKEVEYFEGDLSRVHVYGKWHRIPRKQATYGDEGLTYTFAGLTLSPKPWIPVLEHIRDRVTDVTGHAFNFVLINRYKDGCDHIGEHRDDERELAPKSPIASVSFGACRDFFFRHRDSRGKEPSRPVEVVKLQLAHGSLLMMNHPTNIHWYHSLPVRKGILAPRVNLTFRNIVFSKR is encoded by the exons ATGGAGAGGGTAGCGGCCAAGAAGACAGAGAGGTGTCCtttagaagaagggaaagaggagccCGAGAAAGGCGACGCCTcccaggaggaagaggaggaaagcagGAAGAAGAGACCCCGGACCGagaaggcagagacagacagcAACTTGGCGGAGGGATACCACTGGCAGAAGATTCAAGCCGAGAGCCTGGACTGCGACTACACAGTCCTGTTCAGCCGGGAGGAGGCGGACTCCCTCCTGCAGACCCTGGAAAAAGAAGTGGAGTATTTTGAAG GCGATCTTTCCAGAGTGCACGTGTATGGGAAGTGGCACAGGATCCCGAGGAAGCAGGCCACTTACGGGGACGAGGGGCTGACCTACACCTTTGCGGGCCTCACCCTGTCTCCAAAGCCCTGGATCCCCGTCCTGGAGCACATCCGAGACCGCGTGACCGACGTGACTGGGCACGCCTTCAATTTTGTGCTTATCAACAG ATACAAAGACGGCTGTGATCACATTGGTGAGCACCGGGATGATGAGCGAGAACTGGCTCCCAAGAGTCCCATCGCCTCGGTCTCCTTCGGAGCCTGCCGAGACTTCTTCTTCCGGCACAGAGATTCCCGGGGGAAGGAGCCCTCCCGGCCCGTCGAGGTGGTGAAGCTGCAGCTAGCCCACGGGAGCCTCCTCATGATGAACCACCCGACTAACATCCACTGGTACCATAGTCTTCCCGTCCGAAAAGGGATCCTGGCTCCCCGGGTCAACCTGACATTCCGTAACATTGTCTTCTCTAAAAGATAA
- the USP30 gene encoding ubiquitin carboxyl-terminal hydrolase 30 isoform X2, translating to MKNWGVLGGVAAALAAGIYVLWGPITERKKRRKGLVPGLLNLGNTCFMNSLLQGLSACPAFIRWLEEFTAQYPADQKETSKPQYLSLTLLRLLKALSCQDVAGGSEDEEEVLDAGCLLEVLRMYRWQISSFEEQDAHELFHVITSSLEDERDRHPRVAHLFDMHSLEQQPEVTHQQISCRIRGALHPMSSTWKSQHPFHGRLTSNMVCKHCEHQGRPLTLDHCLHHFISSESVRDVVCDNCTKIEAEGTLNGEVVEHQRTTFVKQLKLGKLPQCLCIHLQRLSWSNQGTPLKRHEHVQFNEFLIMDIYKYHLPGCKPRQHHPRPKESAGPAPEGKDGAPAPAPASVQPGRTKALFVNGACSSPALLPSPGPFSLPGVPDYSSSVYLFRLMAVVVHHGDMHSGHFVTYRRSPPSAKNPFSASSQWLWISDDTVRKASLQEVLSSSAYLLFYERVLSKAQQHQSQEYKSEE from the exons ATGAAGAACTGGGGAGTCCTCGGGGGTGTCGCTGCAGCCCTGGCCGCAGGCATCTACGTGCTTTGGGGGCCCATCACTGAGAGGAAGAAGCGCCGCAAAG GGCTCGTGCCTGGCCTTCTCAACTTGGGAAACACCTGCTTCATGAACTCTCTGCTGCAAGGCCTCTCTGCCTGTCCTGCTTTCATCAGGTGGCTCGAGGAATTCACTGCCCAGTACCCTGCTGACCAGAAAGAGACCAGCAAGCCCCAGTACTTATCCTTGACTCTGCTGCGGCTCCTGAAAG CCCTGTCTTGCCAAGACGTTGCTGGGGGCAGTGAGGACGAGGAGGAGGTCCTGGATGCTGGCTGCCTGCTGGAAGTGCTTCGGATGTATAGGTGGCAGATCTCCTCATTCGAAGAACAG GACGCACACGAGCTGTTCCACGTCATCACGTCGTCCCTGGAAGACGAGAGAGATCGCCACCCTCGGGTTGCCCATCTGTTCGACATGCATTCTCTGGAG cAACAGCCTGAAGTGACTCACCAGCAAATAAGTTGCCGCATTCGAG GGGCGCTGCACCCCATGTCCAGCACCTGGAAGTCTCAGCACCCTTTCCACGGGAGACTGACTAGTAACATGGTTTGCAAACACTGTGAACACCAG GGTCGTCCTTTGACTCTGGACCACTGCCTGCATCATTTCATCTCATCCGAATCAGTTAGGGATGTTGTGTGTGACAATTGCACCAAG ATCGAGGCAGAAGGGACCCTGAATGGGGAAGTGGTCGAGCACCAGAGAACCACGTTTGTCAAACAGCTGAAGCTCGGCAAG CTTCCTCAGTGTTTGTGTATCCATCTGCAAAGACTGAGCTGGTCCAACCAGGGCACGCCTCTGAAACGTCACGAACACGTCCAGTTTAATGAATTCCTGATCATGGACATCTATAAATACCACCTCCCTGGCTGCAAGCCACGCCAGCACCATCCCAGGCCGAAGGAGAGCGCCGGGCCTGCCCCAGAAGGGAAGGATGGCGCGCCCGCCCCCGCACCAG CCTCAGTTCAGCCCGGCAGGACCAAAGCCCTTTTTGTCAATGGGGCCTGCTCCTCCCCAGCGCTGCTGCCAAGCCCGGGGCCTTTCTCCCTCCCAGGTGTTCCTGACTATAG CTCTTCTGTGTACCTCTTCCGGCTCATGGCTGTTGTGGTCCATCATGGAGACATGCATTCTGGACACTTTGTGACTTACCGACGCTCCCCCCCTTCTGCCAAGAACCCTTTCTCTGCCAGCAGCCAGTGGCTGTGGATCTCGGACGACACTGTGCGCAAGGCAAGCTTGCAGGAGGTTTTATCTTCGAGCGCTTATCTGCTCTTTTACGAGCGGGTGCTTTCGAAAGCTCAGCAACACCAAAGCCAGGAGTACAAATCTGAGGAGTGA